TTCCCCAAAAAAGTTTAAATCACACTTTTACATATATATAACACTCCCTGTTTCATTTTTCCATTTCCACTTTCGTTTCTTATTCATGTTACTAGTCACTTTCTTATTCTCTGTCTTTTTGTTTGTGGAAATGGAACTGGTCTTATGAGAAATAGTCGAAAACCAGCATCTTATCACTTTTGGAAATAGTCTAATTAATGTACACAAATTTGATCCAGCTATTATGAATTTCCAAATTCTATATAAAAATTTTAATTAAAAAAACTATTCTATTAAAACAGAACCACTGTTTCAAACATTAATTTTACGTGGTATATTACGAAATATGCCTTTAGAATTTTAAGTTTTACTATAGAATTTCATTATGATTATAATTTATTCTAAATATGTATTTATATCAAAACTATACAACTTTTCAATTGAAAAATTCTCTGAAATAATCTTTTTAAGTTTTTGTCACAAAAATAGTTGTCAAAAAAATAGTTCTTAAAGAGGAAAATGACCACAAATTTTTTAAAGTAAAAATACAGTTATACCCTAGGGTTAACTAATTTAGAATTAGAGTTTGGAGTTAAGGGATGAAGTTTTGAAGATTGGATTTCAAATTTTAAAAATTAAAAATTAAAATTAAAATTTTCAAAATAAAAATGCTTATTTTGGTCATTTTTTTCCTTGTAGACTATTTTTGCGACAAATATTTTTTTTAAAAAAAACCCTTTGACAGATTTGCCTATTTTAATTTCATCTGGTTCAGCCGTCGGGGACTCTAAAGTACCTTATCAATAAATCATCTAAACACCACACCCGGCGATTATTCACCAATACACTCAACCATTTGGACAATAAATCTTATTATTCTTTTTATACTGATTAATAGACCTAAACATGATTTCCAACACCTAACTGCTTGTATATAGAGTAAGACATTATTATTGGATTAAAAAATTTAGAATATAAATTATAAAATATATATTGATTTAAATTAGCTAGTTACAATTTTATTTTTGAAAAATATATATTCAAAATTCTAGTGGATATATATGTATATATATATATATATGTATATATATATATATATGTATATATATATATATATATATATATATATATATATATTTACCTGAAAATACGTTAAAAGCATATATACAGAAATATTTTATATAATCTCAAATATATACATATATATATTAAAAGTGGGATAATTTTGGCTAATTAAATACATATACTTTTGTATTATACAGTTTTGTTTTGTTAATTATAAATTGAAAAGACTATTAAGAAAAAATGAAAATTAGACAACAATTTAAATTCAATAAAAGTATTTTATAATTCTGTTCAAATAATTTTTTTTCTTGTTCAAATAATTTTTTTTCTGTTCAAATAATATTTTTTCTCTTCAAATAATTTTGTATTATATATATATATATATATATAATTTGATACAAAAGATCATTAAGCTTTAAAAAGAAATTCCAAATTGGAATAATGATAATGATAATAAGATATAATAATTTTAGTTTTATTTTTTTATCACAATAAGAGTACAAAGAAAATCTTAGTACGAATCCGCGAAGGATGAGTTTTTAGTGTCTAGCCAATAAGGCACCGACGTGTTCACAAACGAGAAAACACGGTTTCTTGTTCGAGCGTGTCTTGCAAGGAAGTCCGCTTGAGTGTTACAGGATCTGGGTTGATAAACCACTTTTCCGCCTTGATAGGACGCCCAAAGAGCTTTAAACTCGGTAAGTTCAGCTGCAAAAGCTGGCCAGTCTTCTGGTGTTGTGATCATTTTGACTAATTCTTGGGAATCAGTAACAAAGTAATCGCAGAACCGCAGATGGCGAGATAAACATTTCAATGCCCATACTAAGCTATTTAACTCGGTATGTAGTGGTGAAATTAGCTTATGGCAACTTTGAAAGCCTAGGAGATCTATTACTCCATCTTAAAGTTGTAAAATCCATCCTACCCCACTCGTGAATCCATCATTCTTCCATGATCCATCTACATGGCAAGTAAATGTAGGTAGGTCTGGGGGGTTCTTTGGTATGAGTACTGTGGCATTGTCGCCTGATTCGGTTTCCTCATTGGCCATGAACCATGCATTACACTCCTTTAATGCTAAATCTGTTGTATCCACTGGTGAGAAATCTCGTCATTATAGAGTTTTTTGATTTCGTGATTTCCATATAACCAGATAAGCTAAGGAAAGACTCTGGTTAATTCCTCCATATCTCCACCGATATTGTCCTTGCAAGCAGGTAGTTTATATTGGTGTAGAGATTCTATGACGGAAATACCTCTGGTGCCGATGGAACCGTTGACAGGGCCCAACATTGCATAGCTGGAGGGCATGTAAAAATCATATGATTAATTTTTTCCTCCGTATGACCACATCTTGGGCAGCTAGGATAGTTCCCAATATGTCTCTTAAAAAGTCTTTTGTTTACTGCTACTGCCTCCAATAAAATCTCTATAATATTATTTGAGAAGTCAGTTTCCTATGTGTTGAATTCACGTTAACTCTCACGATGGTTGATTACACTGATACCCTTAATGAATTAAAAATATTACATTTAAATACTATTATTGATTTTTTATTTAGTTTCCTTTTTAATTTTTTCCAAATAATATATATATAATAAAAAGGAAATATTTATAAAGTTTAAAAAGAAAATTTAAAAACGAAAGTATATGTATATATAATATGATTTCATTAAAAAAGAAGGTTCATAAAATAGTAATATTTTATTTAAAAAATATTTATAAATAACATAAAATATACATGTGAAGTAATAAAATAGTTTCTTTATATCTATATTTTCTTATATTAAAAATATATATTTGTATATAATGTGAATACCAAAGCAAATCAAGTAACTACATAATATTTTAAAATAGCATAACACTATATACTTTAATGAGGGAGATATATTTTATCATTATTAAAATTATATGTTTTCTTAATATATAATTTGCTTTTAAATTTTTATCTTTGTAGAACTTAATATATAATCAAGGTACCAAAGAAAATCTGAATTCTCATTTTAATATTATTTAAAAAAAATTCAATTTACCATTCAAAAAATCTAAGGCATAAAATTATTTAGAATTTATAAAATATTTTAATTATTGTAAATATTGATATGTGTTCATGAACTTCCAAAAATATATGAGTTACTTTTGTATGTACGTATTTATATATATATGCATGAGACTTTAGAGTATTATCGTTATATTAATTTATGTAATTTTGAATCAGACACTTTAGTTTTATTTTATTTTATTCTAAGCACAATATATCTTAAGGTATACATAATTTTCCTAAAATATATTTACATATTTACATAATTTACCTTAATATATAATCAAGATACCAAAGCAAATTTGAATTCTCATTTTAAAATTATTTAAAATAAATTTCAATTTACCATTCAATACATCTAAGGCATAAAATTATTTAGAATTTATAAAATATTTTAATTATTGTAAATATTGATATGTGTTCATGAACTTCCAAAAATATATGAGTTACTTTTGTATGTACGTATTTATATATATATGCATGAGACTTTAGAGTATTATCGTTATATTAATTTATGTAATTTTGAATCAGACACTTTAGTTTTATTTTATTTTATTCTAAGCACAATATATCTTAAGGTATACATAATTTTCCTAAAATATATTTACATATTTACATAATTTACCTTAATATATAATCAAGATACCAAAGCAAATTTGAATTCTCATTTTAAAATTATTTAAAATAAATTTCAATTTACCATTCAATACATCTAAGGCATAAAATTATTTAGAATTTATAAAATATTTTAATTATGGTAAATATTAATATGTGTTCTTGAACTTTCAAAAATGTATGGGTTACTTATATATGTACTTATATATATGCATGAGACTTTAGAGTATTCTCGTTATATTAATTTATGTAATTTAGAATCAGACACTTTAGTTTTTTTTTATTATTATTCTAAGCACAATATATCTTAAGGTATACATAATTTTCGTAAAATATATTTACATATTTAAGATAACAACCAGCCTAAATGAAAATAAGAAAATTAATGAAAATTTTAATATATTTAGAATAAAACATTTAATAGTTGAATTCAGAAAAATTGATGTAATCGAATATATCCAAATGATAACTAAATCAACTGTAAAAAAAAACCGACTGTAAAAAAAATCCGACTAGATATAACATATCTAAAATAATATGTCTAACTAAAGTAATATAATATTATTAATATAAGTTATGCACACAAATTATAAATTAAAAATAAATTAAAAATAAATAGTAATCAATTATTATAATATATTTACTTTATAAATATTTATATCTGTGCATGAGCACGGGAAAATCACCTAGTTTTCCATAGGAAATGGCTAAATTCTTTCCCAGTTTTGATTTGCCAATTTTTTCCTTCAGTGGGTTAAGAGAAGGCAGCTGGTTCCGAAATATCGTCTTATTATCTGGTTTAGATCTTGCAAGCATATAGCCTGATTTGACCGAGTATTTACCAGATATAGATACGTTCCAGCAATATCCGTCCGGTTTGGGATTTCTGCTGAGATGTAAACTACGTACCTATGGGATATCATTAGGATGTAGCAGGTTCCTGAGTTTGTTACTATCCCATTCCTTTTTGACAAGATCGATTAGGTCAGACACTCTAAGGGTTGGGTTGGAATTGTGGCCAATCATTGGAGGCCTAGCGGTCTCGTCTGGTAACCACGGGTCTTCCCAAACAAGAGTATGCTCCCCTGTTCCAATTGTGCGTCTGATGCCTTGGTTGACTAGGTCCTTTGCTGCCATAATACTTCTCCAGCCATAGGATGGTCTCGAGGCTTTTGGTGCTTTGAAGGGGTGGGAGTTCCTGAAATATCTTCCTTTAAGAACTCTTGTAAGTAAGGAGTTTGGATTTTGTTCCAATCGCCAAAGTTGTTTAGCCAATAAGGCTAGATTAAATTCTTCGAGCTCTTGGAAACCAATCCCTCCTTCCTTCTTAGAGAGACATAGTTTATCCCAGGCTATCCAATGCATACCTTTTGAGTTAGAGCCAGAGCTCCACCAAAAATTTGACGTTGCACTAGATATTTTTTTACACAGTCCCTTAGGGAGAAGGTAACACGACATTGGGAATGTCGGAGCAGCTGATGCTACAGATTTAATCATGACTTCTTTCCCGGCTCTAGAGAGATATTTTGCTTTCCAAATGCTGACCTTCTTATGGAGGCTGTCTTGAACATAAGCAAAAACCTTAGTTTTGGAGCCTTTGAGTTGTTCTGGTATGCCTAAGTACATCCCATTGCCGCTTTCAGTAGTGATTCCTAATATGTTCTTCAAGTTTTCCATATTTTCTGGAGGCACTTTTTTCCCGAAAGTAATGGTTGATTTATCGAAATTAATTCTTTGTCCAGAGGCATTCCCATATGAGTCTAGAACGTTGAGCAAGCTAGTACGTTGCTCTGGAACTGCTTTTCAGAAGAAAAGACTGTCATCTGCAAATAGAAGATGAGATAACGGAGGACTTGCCTGTGCCACTTTGAGGCCAGTAATTTGTCCTAAATTTTCAGCCTTCCTTATGTTCGCAATAAGGACATCTGTGCAGAGGATAAATAGATATGGTGACAAAGGATCACCCAGGCGTAGCCCTCTAAAAGGAGTTATATGGCCAGTAGGATTTCCATTAATCAGTACACTGTAGGACACTGACCGTACACATCTCATGATCCATTGAATCCACTTTTATCTGAAACCCATTTTCCTCATCATAGCCTCTAAAAAATCCCATTCCACTCTATCGTAAGCTTTTGCTCATGTCAGTTTTAATTGCCAGGAACTCATTCTTACATTTATTATTGGTTCTTAGAGCATGGAAGGCTTCTTGTGCTAGGAGGATATTATCCGTGATAACGCGTCCTGCCACAAAGGCCGATTGGGTTTCCGAGACAATCTTTGGTAAATACCATCGCAGTCTCTGGCATAAGACTTTAGATATAATTTTGTAGCACACATTACAAAGGCTAATGGGCCGAAAATTAGTCATATCTCTTGGCCGCTCAGTTTTTGGGATAAGACAAATGTTTGTCTCGTTTAGTTTATTTTAAATAAATTTTAAATTGTAATGAATATATTATAGTATAAATTCACTTTTAGTTTTCAACTTGACCCAATTTATGCCTCTGTGCGTGACATGAAAATGTTTAAAATAATATTTCACAAACTCTGATAGTTTTAGGCCACAATTATCGCACGGATTTTAAGAGGATTTCTTCAAAAAAGCAATGCGTGGACCCCACCAAACCATAAAAACTGGTTCCAAAAGTCATGAAATAAGGACCGATACACTGTTCGCGGGCCCCACTGACACTTGGCAACCTGCGATTGATTCACTTTTTAATTTTTTCTTTTTTAGACAAAAATTTTTTTTTTTTTAAGAACCGGAGAAACGGTTTTACCGTTAATGATGCTCTTATGATACATGAATTAGTCCGCCCTGTGTTACCTAAGCAATACATAAGCAAATGAAGAATTTTCAGCTTATTAAAATAAAATATCTCCTCTATAACATGGTGTTTGCTTGTCTATTGGTGGCCAATATGATGTATATTAATCAGTCTACGTTTTTTTGTTAATATAGTCTACGTTCTCTAGAAATGACAGTTATCTTATCTTTCATATAATATGGTAATACCAGAAAAATGTCCACGCAGTTGTGTGTTTTAAATACCATTCTCTTATCGAGACAAAACAGAAGGAGACTAGTTTTCCACAAAAATGTCTTCCCCACGGTTGCAAACAACGATGGAGAACCCAACTCTTGAGCTTAAAATCATATCAGCCAGTGATGTCAGCCATATCGATGCTACGGACAAGGTGGACGTGTACGCTGTCGTTTCAATGAAAGGCGACCATACTCAAACGAAACAAGCAGCCAAAACACCTATTGACTACGATGGTGGTTCCAACCCGACGTGGAATCACACTATTAAGTTCTCCGTCAACGAGAAAGCAGCGTGTGAGGGTCTATTAACAATCTACGTCAAGTTATTTAGCTATTGGCTCGAAGGAGAGAACGACCTTTACTTGGGAGAAGTCAACGTCTCTGTTCAAGAGCTTCTTGCCTCAAATCCACATCCGCCGTTTGCTAACGGTAACGTCAATAAAATGAAGTTGATAACTTACCCTCTCAGTTTCATAGGAAAAACAAAACCTAATGCAAAGCTGTCTCTCTCATACCGGTTTAAACCGGTTAATGATCTCTATCCTCCGACACCCGATTATTTATCACCGTTTAGCCAACCTATATACCCAAACCCAAATCCAACAGGATCATGTCAGCCAGTCATATACTCCCCTCAGTTACAAACCGCCACGGTGACAAAACTAGCCATAGAGCTCGTGATCAAATGCGCCAAGGACATAAAGAAAGTCAACGTCTTCGACGAAATGCATGTATACGCTTCGGTTACAATCCTCGAGGGCAAGAAAACAATTAAGCATAGGAGCAATACACCTATAGCTTTCTCCGCCTATCAAAACCCTAAGTGGGATCACGCCGTCAAGTTTTCACTCGACGAGGCATTAGCTCGAGACGGCCGTTTGTTTCTATTCGTTGAATTAATGAGCCACCGACCGATTTTAGGAGATAAGCATATTGGAGAAGTCAACGTATCAATTCAGGATCTTTTGAGATTGAATCCTTCATTGACAAAAGGCGTTGGTAGCGACATGATGTTGGTGACCGAGGATTTGTCAACTTCTTCTGGCAAAAAAGGGACATTGAGTTTCACGTATAGGTTCATCACGGAACAAGTTACAGTTCCCAAGCCTTCACCATCCACAAACCCTCAACCATTTATTATGTATCTACCGGTCTCGCATCAAGGAGCCTCGGGTTATGTCACTGTTCACCCAGGAGCCCATGACGGGTCAAGCAATGGTTTAGTACCAATTTGTATGGCACCTCCTTATCAGCCACATGGATACTATTCACCACATCAGCCGCAACCGCATACACATCAACAACAACAATCCCAGCTACCACCAGAGAAGTCGCAATGTCGACCAGTCTATGATACACAATCACATTCATATCAGTCATATGGAAACCAACAATATTCACCACTAGAACTACATTCACAACATCAGCTCCACATGCCACCTCAACAGCCGACAGAAGCACAGGCGCAAACTGAAGGCGCGAGACCACAAGTGAAGCCTCAAGGGGGTACCATGGCAGCGATAGGATTAGGGGCATCGGTTTTGGGACGAGTAGTAGCTGGAGCCTTAATAAGTGACATGATGTCCGGTGAAGCAAACATATACGAGGGTGCGGCTTGAAGGTGTTGGTTAATTTACTGCATGTGATGAATCCTTAATATGAAGTGAAATTCGGTTATTTGTTCTTTCTATTCTGCTAGTTTTTTGTTTGTTTTCGGTTTGTCTTGTGGGTTCTTTCATCTTTGTGTGTCCTTGCTTGTATGGTTTTTGTTTTTTTGAACTTGCCTCGCTTGTATGGTTTTTTTTTTTTGCTAAATAAAAGGATTAAATCTGGATCTATTAAATACACAGACCTAACCCCTAGGTGGGAGGTGCAGCCCACGGATAGACCATCTCTCGGGTATTCAAATGGGCCGAAATGCAGTAGTCGATATCCGTGTAAGGTGACCAGGAAAATGTGATTTAGTTTCGCATGGTAGGTGGATCAAACTTTAAATGTGGTGACATCCCAAACCCTTTTCCTTACCACTTGACCACAAGCTCGCAGTCAACTTGCCTTGCCTGTATGGTTCTACATGGGAAAGTTGTAAAATGAAATTTGCTTTTACAGAGCATTACATTTGTGTTCAACATTAGTTACATTAACAAAGCCCAGTATGATACCTGAAATGAAACTAGTGAGGGCATGTATATATGTTCGATTTACATTTTTGACTCATAAGTCATAACTTCATAAAATTCATAAAACTTAAGAATAAAATGCTCATGAACAGTCGTCATCAAGAGGCTTCCATTGCTAGAAAAGAAAAAAAATTGTCGTAATTGTGCAACGTTTTTACGCTTATGTAAATTTTCTATTTCCTTTTAGGGTTTTACGACTTATCTTGAATGAGCTTTCTTTTCCTTTTTATATGTAATTTATGGCTATTCTATGTATATAGACCTCTTTATAATTGTTGATTTGATTTCTTCCGAAAAAGCTTCTTTGTTCTTTCAATTGTAGAGGCATTCGTTACGGATTCAAAGACTTCAAAACTTAATGTAATTTAGCACTTTTCGTATTATTAATGATTTTACTAAGTCAACTTTTGTTTTTTGGGTGTTAATTGAATATTTTTAAGTAGGGCAAGGGTTTTGTCTCGGGATGGAGAAAATGGAAGTATGGGCGATAAGAAAAAAGGATCAGAGAACAAAAAGGGAATATCCATAATAGTCAAATCTTTGTCAAAAAAATAAATCCATAGTTGCCTAGTTGATATCACGCCTTGTTGAGTCTATTACCGTATGCTATTCATCAGTTTGAAATGTTCAAAATACTGTATTTTTTTGTTCCTTTTAAAATAAATTCTGTTAGTTTCCTAATGGCAAAATTAAAAGAGATATTATTACGTGCGCGGCATATCACCATATGCTTAAATGCTTATCATATACTCGATGATTAATGAACAAGATAAATTAATACATTTCATCTGTTCCGAATGTAAAATATAACACAATTTGATAAGATAATAACTTTTGAATTTTTAGGTAAATATATGATTCCAATATAAACATTATTAATATACATAAAGTTTTTTTTTTAAATATAAACAATATATTATATAGTTTGTTTTGTTCACATTGAAGTTTATCTTTAATTCTTTTAAATTTAATTGAAAAATGTTGATGTTATTTTGTTATTTACAGCTAAAATGTATTTACATTCACAATACATATTTTCTACACACCAAATAATCAAATAAAACAATAAAAAATTGTATAGATAAAATTTAAACCATACATATATATAACGTCAAATCAAGTATTTTTCTTCTTTTTACATAAATAGATACTTCAAAATATATAATTATAATTTTTTTGTAAATTATTCCTATATAAATTATTAAAACATAAAAATTCCAATGTTATTAATTTATTGAGTTTTGACTGTATCTTAAGTAAATCATACAAATAGATGCTCAATTCTACATAAATAGTGGTGATACTTTTAGAAAAAAAAACATTGTGGGGTGGTATATTTAGAACAATAGTTTCAATAACTCTAAGCGAATGGTCAACTAAATATTCATCTTGTTAATTGGGTACTTAATATTTTTCTTTTGTCAAAATGTTTTCCTTTAGCCACCATAATCCAACGCACGAAACCACTAGTTAATCTAAGAAGTTTTTATATAAGTTAAAGTTATAATCTAAGAGCAAGTTAAAGTTATAATCTAAGAGCACCCTTAGGGCAGGAATATCGGGGGAAGGGGAGGAGTTTTAGTGGGTTTTTAAGGGGGATCCACAAAAAGGAAAAAACGGGTTGCAGAAAAGCTAGAATAAAGATCGCTGTTGGCTGGTTTTTTGCACTGTTCGCGAGCCCCACTGACACGTAGCGGCCCGCGGTTGATTGTTTTTTTTTATTCAGACAAAAAAAATTTAAAAACCCATTTGAGTTTCAGCGTTAATCATGGTCTTATTTGGTAGTTTCTTAAAAGTAAGTTCTTACCAGATAATTATTAATATTATTATACAATTTATGTTTTTGATTAAAATTGATTTTCTTACAAATACTTAACTCAACAAAAACATGACACTTGCCCTATTAATTAACTCAAGAGGTTCTTGCAGAGTACTTTTCTCTTCATCTTTCTCCAATTTTCTGATTTTTTCTTTTATTTTTTAATTAATGAGATACTTGGTCAAAACTCATCAATGGACATATGCTCCAAGAGCATGTTTAATGCAGTGGCTTAAGTAACGTGTTTAAGGAAAATAGCAATTAAAACAAAAGAAAAAAAGAAAAAAAGATAACAGGCGTTGCTTGGGAAGCGTCGTTTCTTATTTGCCATGTGTCGCAAAGCAAATGGCTGGAGGAGAGGTGTCGTTGGCTTCCGTCGCATTTCTTCTTTTCTTTCTCTCTCTCTCTTTCTCTCCTCTCTGTGGCGAAAGGCGACATCTCTTGCGATCGGTGGGTCTTTTCGACGAAACGGCCGCGTCTCTGTGGGTGGCTGGCGTCGACGATGGCCAACGACGTCCTCTCTATCTGTTTCTCTTCTCCACCAAGGAAAACGACGACATCTCTCCCTGTTTCTTTCCTCTCCTCGGCGAAAGGCGAGATCTCTCTCGATCGGTGGCTCTGTTCGATGATAAGGTCACGTCTCTGTCGGTGGCTGTCGTCGAGGAAGGGAAACGGCGATCTCTCTCTGTGTTTCTTTCCTCTCCTCGGCGGAAAACGGCTCTCTCTCTCTCTCAGGCAAATCGAAAGGTAAAGATGTGTTAATATGATTATTTGTTTGGATATTTCAATTATGCATGTATTTGATTTTGGTTTTCTCGAACAGATCGAGAATATTAATATGAGGAACATGAAAAAAATTGTTTTGATTTTTTTTTGTCTTTGTGTTGTGAGATGGAATGATCAAGAGGCATGATCAAGGTTTCTCAGACAAAAGCCAGACGATTATTCATAACAAAAGCCACACGATCAAGGGCCACATGATAAAGGTAAACCTTTGTCTTTGCTCGGCTGAATTGGATAAAACCTTTGTATTTGGTCTGGTGAATTGGATGAAGCATTGTTAATTACATTTTGTGGTTTATGGTTTGTTGATGTTGATTTTTATTCTCTGTCGAGCTCATATCTTAATATATAAATCTTTGTTTTGGAAGTGATTTGTTTCTTTCTTCTCTGTCTTTAGGTTGTTTGATCAAGATGCTTGATCCAGGTTCGTGAGACAAAAGGCCTACGATTGTTGATGCAGGTAAACCCCTCTCTTTGCTCTGGTTAATTGGGTAAATCATTGTACGGTTGTGTAAATGTAAATGTTGATGGTTAGTGTTAGGTTAGGTAATAACCGTAATAAATGCGTGTGTGATGAATGCGTAAGGTTATGGTTGTGTTAAGATAATAAATTGTACTTATGGTTTGACACATATCGATGGTCTTGTGTGATAATTGCGTTAGATATATGTCCTCTCGAACGGGTTGTGATCAATGCTTCTCTTCCTGCTTTTAAACTCTGTCCTTGTCCACTTTCTTGAGTCTCTCAAGCATGGGTTGTCCTTCTCTTCCCACTTCCTCCCATTTTTTTCTTTAATTTATCTCTTCTTTGCCATCTTGGAATATAGATTCCTATCCATATAGGCAGAATCCAAAGTTTGTTGATTTACTCAATAGTCAACAAGATATTACCTTTGGATCCTATGAACATAGTGTCGAGCTATCTTCAACCCAAGTTCCTTTTCTTGCCACTCAAGGTACAGCTGATTCAGCCTTCGTTGGAGACACTCCTGCTGGCCTTAGAGAACGAAGAAAATGGACACCAGC
This sequence is a window from Brassica oleracea var. oleracea cultivar TO1000 chromosome C1, BOL, whole genome shotgun sequence. Protein-coding genes within it:
- the LOC106298126 gene encoding uncharacterized protein LOC106298126; this translates as MSSPRLQTTMENPTLELKIISASDVSHIDATDKVDVYAVVSMKGDHTQTKQAAKTPIDYDGGSNPTWNHTIKFSVNEKAACEGLLTIYVKLFSYWLEGENDLYLGEVNVSVQELLASNPHPPFANGNVNKMKLITYPLSFIGKTKPNAKLSLSYRFKPVNDLYPPTPDYLSPFSQPIYPNPNPTGSCQPVIYSPQLQTATVTKLAIELVIKCAKDIKKVNVFDEMHVYASVTILEGKKTIKHRSNTPIAFSAYQNPKWDHAVKFSLDEALARDGRLFLFVELMSHRPILGDKHIGEVNVSIQDLLRLNPSLTKGVGSDMMLVTEDLSTSSGKKGTLSFTYRFITEQVTVPKPSPSTNPQPFIMYLPVSHQGASGYVTVHPGAHDGSSNGLVPICMAPPYQPHGYYSPHQPQPHTHQQQQSQLPPEKSQCRPVYDTQSHSYQSYGNQQYSPLELHSQHQLHMPPQQPTEAQAQTEGARPQVKPQGGTMAAIGLGASVLGRVVAGALISDMMSGEANIYEGAA